Part of the Xanthomonas sp. SI genome is shown below.
AGGTAGCTGCCGAAGCTGAAGGTGTCCGCGACCGGGATGCCGTCGGTCAGCATCAGCACGCGGTTGCCGTCCAGGCCGCGGATGCGGATGCCGCCGACGCCGCTGAAGCGGCCGCTGTTGCCGGTGACCGAGACGCCGGGGCTGTAGCGCAGCAGGTCCTTCAGGTCGTAGACCAGTTCCTGGTCCATCTGCTCGCGATCGATCACATCGACGCTGCTGGGGACATCGACGATGGCGCGCTGGGTGCGCGTGGCGGTGACCTGCAGGCGGTCGAAATCGCGCGGCGTGGCGGAACTGGCGGCATCGACGGCATCGGTGGCATCGACGGGTGCGGCATGCGCGCAGGCGGCCAGGGCCAGCCACAGCGCGCCGGTGAGCGGAGCGGTACGGATCATGGAAGTCATCGGTGGGTCGCGAAAAAATCCCGGCCACGCCGGCGCAAGCCGGCGCGAGGGCCGAGGAGAGAAACGGTCGCGACTGCGGGCGGCCGCGGCGGACCCATCGGGTCCGGCCAGGTGGCGGCAGTGTCGAGCGGGTGACCTGGCCGCGCGCTGCGCGGCCGGCCGGCCGGTTTACTTGGTCAGGATCAGCTTGTCGTTGCTGGTATGGCGCAGGCGATACACGCGATCGCCATGCTGGATCAGCACTTCGCGACGCCCCTTCAGCAGCGCTTCGCTACTGATCGTCTCTTCGACCGGGACCGCGCGCGGCAGCGCACGCTCGCGCAGGCTCAGGGTTTCTGGGTGACGCAACAGGACGGGTTGAGCGGTCATGGTCGGGCTCCGTACACAGGGGTCGATACGGATGATAATGATTCTCAATAATTAAGCAAGAGCCGTTCTCGTTTGCGGCGATTCAAGCTGCGAATAGAAAATCGAACTTCGACAGTCCCGCCGAATCGGCTATTGCGCACGGCTCTCGCGAACCGTGCGCCCGCCTTCGCGCCGAAGGCGCCGCCGGCTCAGGCCACCGCCGTCTCGACCTGCGCCCACCACGCCGCATCTTCGCGCTCGGCCAGCGGCAGCGCGTCGAAGTTCTGCAGCAACTGGGTGACACGGCTGGCGCCGAGGATCACCGTGGACACGTGCGGGTTGCGCAGGCACCAGGCGATCGCCAGCGCCGCCGGCGCCACGCCCTCGGCGGCCGCCAGCGCGGTGAAACGGCGCGCGCGCTCCACGCGACGCTGCGCCGGCGGCCCGATCACTTCGTCGTGCAGCCAGGCGTTGCCGGCCTGGCCCAGGCGCGAGGCCGGGTCGATGCCGTCGTTGTACTTGCCGGTCAGCAGGCCCGAGGCCAGCGGCGACCAGATCGTAGTGCCCAGGCCGAGTTCTGCGTACAGCGGCGCGTATTCCTGCTCCACACGCTCGCGATGCAGCAGGTTGTATTGCGGCTGCTCCATCGACGGCCCCTGCAGGCCGAGCGCCTGCGCCACTTGCGCCGCTTCGCGGATGCGTTCGGCCGGCCATTCGGAGGTGCCCCAGTACAACACCTTGCCCTGCCGCACCAGCGCGTCCATCGCGCGCACGGTTTCCTCCACCGGCGTGTCAGGGTCGGGACGATGGCAGTAGTACAGGTCCAGATAGTCCACCCGCAGCCGCTTCAGCGCGGCATGGCAGGCGTCGGTGACGTGCTTGCGCGACAGCCCGCGCTGGGTCGGGCGCGGCGCGTCGACCGCGCCGAAGTACACCTTGCTGGACACGCAATAGCCGTCGCGCGGCAGCCGCAGGTCGGCGATCACATCGCCCATCACCTGCTCGGCGCGGCCACGCGCGTAGACCTCGGCGTTGTCGAAGAAGTTGACCCCATGGTCCCAGGCGGCGGCGATCAGGTTGCGCGCTTCGTCGCGGCCGATCTGTCCGCCGAAGTTGATCCAGGCGCCGAACGACAGCGCCGACAGCTGCAAGCCGGTGGCGCCAAGGCGACGGTAATGCATGCGAATTCCTCCTGCGGTGCGAGCCGGCGCACGTGGCCGGCGGGCGGCCGCACAGTGTAGCGAGGCGGCCGGCACGCGCCCGCAATCCACGCGCCGCCTTGATCGGCAACCCATTTCCGGCGCTGAACGGGGTTTACCTTGCCGCCCGTCACCCCCTGCACTACGCTCCCTCTCTTTGGTCCGGCGATCCAGGGGAAGCAGATGGTCGAGGGTTTGGGGAGGATCGGCTTCGGCCTGTTCGGGTTGGCGGTGCTGATCGGGATCACCTGGTTGTTCTCGAACAACAAGCGCGCCGTGGATTGGAAGCTGGTCGCGACCGGCCTGGTGCTGCAGATCGGCTTCGCCTCGCTGGTGCTGCTGGTGCCGGGCGGGCGCGAGGTCTTCAACTGGCTGGGACAGCTGTTCGTGAAGGTGCTGAGCTTCGTCAACGAAGGCTCCAACTTCATCTTCGGCAGCCTGATGGACACCACCAGCAACGGTTTCATCTTCGCCTTCCAGGTGTTGCCGACGATCATCTTCTTCTCCGCGCTGATGGGCGTGCTCTACCACCTGGGGGTGATGCAGGCGGTGGTGCGGGTGATGGCCTGGGCGATCACCAAGGTGATGCGCGTGTCCGGCGCGGAGACCACCAGCGTCTGCGCCAGCGTGTTCATCGGCCAGACCGAGGCGCCGCTGACGGTGCGCCCGTACATCCCGAAGATGACCGAATCCGAATTGCTGACGATGATGATCGGCGGCATGGCGCACATCGCCGGCGGCGTGCTCGCCGCCTACGTGGGCATGCTCGGCGGCAGCGATCCGGCGCAGCAGGCGTTCTACGCCAAGCACCTGCTGGCGGCGAGCATCATGGCCGCGCCGGCGACGCTGGTGGTGGCCAAGCTGCTGATCCCGGAAACCGGCACGCCGCTGACCCGCGGTACGGTCAAGATGGAAGTGGAGAAGACCACCAGCAACATCATCGACGCGGCCGCCGCCGGCGCCGGCGACGGCCTGCGCCTGGCGCTGAACATCGGTGCGATGCTGCTTGCGTTCATCGCGCTGATCGCGCTGGTCAACGCACCGCTGACCTGGCTCGGCGACGCCACCGGCCTGGCTGCGGCGATCGGCCGCCCGACCAACCTGTCCACCATCTTCGGCTATGTACTGGCGCCGATCGCCTGGGTGATCGGCACGCCGTGGGCGGATGCGACCACGGTCGGCTCGCTGATCGGGCAGAAGGTCGTGATCAACGAGTTCGTCGCCTACAGCGAGCTGTCGAAAATCGTCAAGGGCGAGATCCCCGGCATGCAGCTGAGCGAGGAAGGCCGGCTGATCGCCACCTACGCGCTGTGCGGCTTCGCCAACTTCAGCTCGATCGCGATCCAGATCGGCGGCATCGGCGGGCTGGCCCCGGAGCGGCGCCAGGACCTGGCGCGGTTCGGCCTGCGCGCGGTGCTCGGCGGTTCGATCGCCACCTTCATGACCGCCACCATCGCCGGCGTGCTGTCGCACTTCGGCTGATGCGATGTCCCTTTCCCCAGTAGTTGAGAAGCAGCACATGCCTATGAGTTCGGTCATCGTCGTCGGTTCGTTCAATGTCGACCACGTCTGGCGCTGCGAAACCCTGCCCGCCCCTGGCGCCACCATCGCCGGCCGCTACAGCACAGGCCCCGGCGGCAAGGGCTTCAACCAGGCGGTGGCGGCGGCGCGCGCCGGCGCCCGCACCACCTTCGTGTGCGCGCTCGGCGACGATGCCGGCGGCGCGATGGCGCGCGCGCTGGCGGCACAGGACGGCATCGACCTGGCCGCCGAGGCCAGCACCGAGCCGACCGGCACCGGCGGCATCTACGTCGACGGCCACGGCCGCAACACCATCGTCATCGGCGCCGGCGCCAACGCCGCGTTGAGCCTGGGCTTCGTGCAGGCGCAGCGCGCGCTGCTGGGCTCGGCGCGGGTGCTGCTGGCGCAGCTGGAATCGCCGATCGAGACCATCGAGGCGACCCTGGCGCTGGCGCGCGAGACCGGCCTGACCACCGTGCTCAACGCCGCGCCGGCGAATGCGCAGACCAGCATCGGCCTGCTCAAGCTGGCCGACGTGCTGACCCCGAACGAAACCGAGTTCGCCGCACTGCTGACGCGCCACGTCGGCGAGCGCGTGGATGCCGACGACGTCGCCGCCACCGATGGCGGCAGCCTGCACGCGCTGTGCCGCAAGCTGCTGCCGGGCGGCACCGTGGTGGTGACGCTGGGCGCGGTGGGCGCGTTCATCTCGCACCCCGAAGAGCGCCAGCGCGGCGATACGCAGCCGTATTACCGCATCGGCGCCGAGGCCGCGCAGACCGTGGACACCACCGGCGCCGGCGATGCGTTCAACGGCGCGCTGGCGGCCTCGCTGGCGCAATCGCCGAACGCCAGCTTCGCCACCCATGTGCGCTTCGCCAATCACTACGCGGCGCGTTCGACCGAAGCCGAAGGCGCTGCCGCATCGATGCCGCGACTGGTGCCCGACGCCGGTTGAGCCGTTCGTGTCGATGGCGGCATCCGTTCCCGTTCACCCGGACCACTGAATCCACCGCCCGTCGCCGCGACGGGCCCGCATCCTCGACAAGGAGTTTTCGATGCCCCGTTTTTCCGTCATGTCGTTCGGCGCGCTGTGCGTGCTGCTTGCCCCGCTGTCCGCTCTCGCCGCGCAGCGCTGCGACTGGAACAGCACTGCCGCCGACGCCGACCGCGCCGCGGTGACCGTCTCCGCGGACAGCCTGCAACAGGCGATCGCGCCGCACTACGGCGATGCCGACCAGGAAGACGGCGCGGCACTGGCGCGCACGCTGCTGCAGCGTGCGCAGTCGCCGCAGCTGCCGGGCAAACTGGAAGGCCGCTGGAAGGTGCGCTCGATCCAGGTCGACCAGCGCTTCGCCTATGCCTACCCCTACTTTAAAGCCGAGATCGCGCGCGATCCGTGCGGCTATCGCCTGAGCAAGACCAGCGGCTCGCAGCGCCGCAGCGGCACGCTGTATCCGCTGGCCAAGGACAGCCGCGAGTTCGCGTTTCTCGGCGCCAGCACGGTCAACGACGATCCGCAGGGCCACTACGCGCCCGGCAACGTCTCCGACGGCACCAATGGCAACAGTGTCGGGCGCCTGGTGGCGCTGGGACCCGACGAACTGCTGCTGATCCTGGACGGCAACGCCAAGGGCTTCGAGCTGTATCAGCTGATCCGCTGAAACATGCGGCCATTGCCGCGCATAACACCTGCCCGGCGCCGATAGTCCGATGGCCCGGGCATTGTTTTTTTTCGCGCAGCCATCGCTGCCGCGACTGCGGTGACATCGCGCTGACATCGAATCGCGGCATCGTGCTGCAGCGGCATTGGTCGCGTGCGGCCGCCACCGCAATTCAGGCGTCCCACGCATCGTCGCAACGCAATGCTGACGCGTCGTCTCGCCGCAATCGCATTGCTGCCATGCGCATGCGCATGCGCTTGCGCACAACGCTCGTGCGCGTCCGCCAGCCTCGCCACGCACTACCCAGCAAGCATCCATGGTCGATTTTGCAAACACTGATGCGGAACGTGCGGGTATTCGCATTCGCGGCAACGCGTCCTTGCTAGATTCACCGGCGCTCGGCAGTCGCGCGTCCTCTGGCGCACGGCGAGCGTCTTCTGCGTGCCTGATCGCGTCGACCACCCCTCTTCCTAAATGGATCATCCGATGAAGATGTACAGAGGATTGAAGCAGTATGCGTTGCCCTGCGCATTGCTCAGCGTCCTGTTGAGTTCTTGCGGCGGCGACATCGATGGCGGCGACGACGCGACCGCGCCTGACGTGACGACGACACCGCCCAGCGCCTGGTCGGTGATCTCGCACCCGAAGACGGACACGCCAAGCAGCACTTCCCCCGATACCAGCGACACGCCTGACACGTCGTTGCGCCGGCCGCTGTCGCCACACCAGCCGATGTTTCTGATCCATGCCGACACCTGGAACGAGGCCGATCCGCAGAAGATCATCGACCTGATTCCGGCCGACCTGCGTCCTTACACCGTGCTGCTGATCTCCCTGTCCATCAACCACCAGGGCGCCACCGGCAATCAATGCAATTGGATACAGGTGGAGAACGGCCTGGAAACCGCCCGCTCCTGGATCAAGACTGCGGCGGCCAATGGCGTGTGGGCGATGA
Proteins encoded:
- a CDS encoding ribokinase, whose protein sequence is MSSVIVVGSFNVDHVWRCETLPAPGATIAGRYSTGPGGKGFNQAVAAARAGARTTFVCALGDDAGGAMARALAAQDGIDLAAEASTEPTGTGGIYVDGHGRNTIVIGAGANAALSLGFVQAQRALLGSARVLLAQLESPIETIEATLALARETGLTTVLNAAPANAQTSIGLLKLADVLTPNETEFAALLTRHVGERVDADDVAATDGGSLHALCRKLLPGGTVVVTLGAVGAFISHPEERQRGDTQPYYRIGAEAAQTVDTTGAGDAFNGALAASLAQSPNASFATHVRFANHYAARSTEAEGAAASMPRLVPDAG
- a CDS encoding hemin uptake protein HemP, with protein sequence MTAQPVLLRHPETLSLRERALPRAVPVEETISSEALLKGRREVLIQHGDRVYRLRHTSNDKLILTK
- a CDS encoding aldo/keto reductase codes for the protein MHYRRLGATGLQLSALSFGAWINFGGQIGRDEARNLIAAAWDHGVNFFDNAEVYARGRAEQVMGDVIADLRLPRDGYCVSSKVYFGAVDAPRPTQRGLSRKHVTDACHAALKRLRVDYLDLYYCHRPDPDTPVEETVRAMDALVRQGKVLYWGTSEWPAERIREAAQVAQALGLQGPSMEQPQYNLLHRERVEQEYAPLYAELGLGTTIWSPLASGLLTGKYNDGIDPASRLGQAGNAWLHDEVIGPPAQRRVERARRFTALAAAEGVAPAALAIAWCLRNPHVSTVILGASRVTQLLQNFDALPLAEREDAAWWAQVETAVA
- a CDS encoding DUF4893 domain-containing protein, producing MPRFSVMSFGALCVLLAPLSALAAQRCDWNSTAADADRAAVTVSADSLQQAIAPHYGDADQEDGAALARTLLQRAQSPQLPGKLEGRWKVRSIQVDQRFAYAYPYFKAEIARDPCGYRLSKTSGSQRRSGTLYPLAKDSREFAFLGASTVNDDPQGHYAPGNVSDGTNGNSVGRLVALGPDELLLILDGNAKGFELYQLIR
- a CDS encoding nucleoside transporter C-terminal domain-containing protein, which produces MVEGLGRIGFGLFGLAVLIGITWLFSNNKRAVDWKLVATGLVLQIGFASLVLLVPGGREVFNWLGQLFVKVLSFVNEGSNFIFGSLMDTTSNGFIFAFQVLPTIIFFSALMGVLYHLGVMQAVVRVMAWAITKVMRVSGAETTSVCASVFIGQTEAPLTVRPYIPKMTESELLTMMIGGMAHIAGGVLAAYVGMLGGSDPAQQAFYAKHLLAASIMAAPATLVVAKLLIPETGTPLTRGTVKMEVEKTTSNIIDAAAAGAGDGLRLALNIGAMLLAFIALIALVNAPLTWLGDATGLAAAIGRPTNLSTIFGYVLAPIAWVIGTPWADATTVGSLIGQKVVINEFVAYSELSKIVKGEIPGMQLSEEGRLIATYALCGFANFSSIAIQIGGIGGLAPERRQDLARFGLRAVLGGSIATFMTATIAGVLSHFG